In Drosophila santomea strain STO CAGO 1482 chromosome 2L, Prin_Dsan_1.1, whole genome shotgun sequence, a single window of DNA contains:
- the LOC120447560 gene encoding acetyl-CoA carboxylase isoform X3 gives MLLALVELIRMLKRRASKRFVLVESGEDNTNGSGSGSGVGTVSGAVIPQFVAVDCGQNESNNNNVGEMSASISNHNNANNQSSPSLLSVPVVGTLKPSMSRGTGLGQDRHQDRDFHIATTEEFVKRFGGTRVINKVLIANNGIAAVKCMRSIRRWAYEMFKNERAIRFVVMVTPEDLKANAEYIKMADHYVPVPGGSNNNNYANVELIVDIALRTQVQAVWAGWGHASENPKLPELLHKEGLVFLGPPERAMWALGDKVASSIVAQTAEIPTLPWSGSELKAQYSGKKIKISSELFARGCVTNVEQGLTAVNKIGFPVMIKASEGGGGKGIRRVDTAEEFPGLFRQVQAEVPGSPIFVMKLARGARHLEVQLLADQYGNAISLFGRDCSIQRRHQKIIEEAPAIVAQPEVFEDMEKAAVRLAKMVGYVSAGTVEYLYDPEGRYFFLELNPRLQVEHPCTEMVADVNLPAAQLQIGMGIPLYRLKDIRLLYGESPWGSSVIDFENPPNKPRPSGHVIAARITSENPDEGFKPSSGTVQELNFRSSKNVWGYFSVAASGGLHEFADSQFGHCFSWGENRQQARENLVIALKELSIRGDFRTTVEYLITLLETNRFLDNSIDTAWLDALIAERVQSEKPDILLGVMCGSLHIADREITESFSSFQTSLEKGQIQAANTLTNVVDVELINDGIRYKVQAAKSGANSYFLLMNNSFKEIEVHRLSDGGLLISLEGASYTTYMKEEVDRYRIVIGNQTCVFEKENDPSLLRSPSAGKLINMIVEDGAHVSKGQAYAEIEVMKMVMTLTSQEAGTVTFVRRPGAVLDAGSLLGHLELDDPSLVTKAQPFKGQFLQPENAPVPEKLNRVHNTYKSILENTLAGYCLPEPFNAQRLRDIIEKFMQSLRDPSLPLLELQEVIASISGRIPISVEKKIRKLMTLYERNITSVLAQFPSQQIASVIDSHAATLQKRADRDVFFLTTQSIVQLVQRYRNGIRGRMKAAVHELLRQYYDVESQFQHGHYDKCVGLVREHNKEDMQTVVNTIFSHSQVAKKNLLVTLLIDHLWANEPGLTDELANTLSELTSLNRAEHSRVALRSRQVLIAAHQPAYELRHNQMESIFLSAVDMYGHDFHPENLQRLILSETSIFDILHDFFYHSNRAVCNAALEVYVRRAYTSYELTCLQHLELSGGLPLVHFQFLLPTAHPNRLFSRMSSPDGLDQAAAESLGSSFVRTGAIAAFDSFEHFEMYSDEILDLLEDFVSPAMVNAKVLEAVEAADSISDSRHSTSINVSLSDPVTRANAAEEAKSTEPIHIVSVAVRETGELDDLQMAQIFGNYCQEHNEELFQRRIRRITFAALKKRQFPKFFTFRARDKFAEDRIYRHLEPASAFHLELNRMKTYDLEALPTANQKMHLYLGKAKVSKGQEVTDYRFFIRSIIRHSDLITKEASFEYLQNEGERVLLEAMDELEVAFSHPHAKRTDCNHIFLNFVPTVIMDPAKIEESVTKMIMRYGPRLWKLRVLQAELKMVIRQSPQSPTQAVRLCIANDSGYFLDISMYTEQTEPETGIIKFKAYGEKQGSLHGHPISTPYMTKDFLQQKRFQAQSNGTTYVYDVPDMFRQMTERHWREFSKARPTVDIRTPDKILIECKELVLEGDNLVEMQRLPGENNCGMVAWRIVLATPEYPNGREIIVIANDLTYLIGSFGIKEDVLFAKASQLARQLKVPRIYISVNSGARIGLAEEVKAMFKIAWEDPEEPDKGFKYLYLSTEDYAQVANLNSVRAILIEDEGEQRYKITDIIGKDDGLGVENLRYAGLIAGETSQAYEEIVTIAMVTCRTIGIGSYVVRLGQRVIQIDNSHIILTGYAALNKLLGRKVYASNNQLGGTQIMFNNGVTHKTEAIDLDGVYTILDWLSYIPAYIGCDLPIILPSDRIDRPVDFMPTKSPYDPRWMLGGRVNPVNANDWENGFFDRDSWSEIMASWAKTVVTGRARLGGVPVGVIAVETRTVEVEMPADPANLDSEAKTLQQAGQVWYPDSSYKTAQAIKDFGREELPLIVFANWRGFSGGMKDMYEQIVKFGAYIVDGLREYKKPVLIYLPPNAELRGGAWAVLDSLINPRYMETYADPEARGGVLEPEGIVEIKYKEKDLVKTIHRLDPTTIALKKEFDEANASGDKVRATQVDEKIKARIAVLIHVYHTVAVHFADLHDTPERMLEKECISEIVPWRDSRRWLYWRLRRLLLEDAYIKKILRAQDNLSVGQAKQMLRRWLVEEKGATEAYLWDKNEEMVSWYEEQSNAESIVSRNVNSVRRDAIISTISKMLEDCPDVALDAVVGLCQGLTPVNRGVVVRTLAQMQLNEETSNSNQG, from the exons ATGCTCTTAGCCCTCGTGGAGCTCATTAGAATGTTGAAGCGTCGCGCCAGCAAGCGTTTCGTACTTGTTGAGTCCGGTGAAGATAACACCAATGGATCCGGCTCTGGATCAGGAGTGGGAACGGTCTCAGGTGCGGTTATACCCCAATTTGTGGCAGTGGATTGCGGGCAGAAcgagagcaacaacaacaatgtcGGCGAGATGAGTGCCAGCATCAGCAATCACAATAATGCCAATAACCAGTCGTCGCCATCGCTGCTCAGCGTCCCCGTGGTGGGAACCCTCAA GCCAAGTATGTCGCGTGGCACTGGGCTGGGCCAGGACCGACATCAGGATCGCGACTTCCACATCGCCACCACCGAGGAGTTCGTAAAGCGCTTCGGCGGCACCCGTGTGATCAACAAAGTCCTAATTGCCAACAACGGTATCGCGGCCGTCAAGTGTATGCGATCCATAAGGAGATGGGCCTACGAAATGTTCAAGAACGAGCGGGCCATAAGGTTCGTGGTGATGGTTACTCCGGAGGATCTGAAGGCGAATGCCGAATACATCAAGATGGCGGATCACTATGTGCCCGTGCCCGGCGGatccaacaacaacaactacgcCAATGTTGAACTAATCGTGGACATTGCTCTTCGTACCCAAGTGCAG GCCGTGTGGGCTGGTTGGGGTCATGCCTCCGAGAACCCGAAGCTGCCGGAGCTCCTCCACAAAGAGGGTCTGGTGTTCCTTGGTCCTCCGGAACGTGCCATGTGGGCACTTGGTGACAAGGTGGCCTCCTCGATTGTGGCCCAAACAGCCGAAATTCCCACCCTGCCGTGGTCCGGTTCGGAACTGAAGGCCCAGTACAGTGGCAAGAAGATCAAGATTTCCAGTGAACTCTTCGCCCGCGGTTGTGTGACAAATGTGGAACAGGGTCTGACCGCAGTTAACAAGATCG GCTTCCCCGTAATGATCAAGGCCTCAGAAGGAGGTGGTGGCAAGGGCATTCGCCGTGTGGACACCGCTGAGGAGTTCCCCGGCCTGTTCCGCCAGGTTCAAGCTGAGGTGCCTGGCTCACCGATTTTCGTGATGAAGCTGGCCCGCGGAGCTCGCCACTTGGAGGTGCAACTGTTGGCGGATCAGTACGGCAATGCCATTAGCTTGTTTGGTCGTGACTGCTCCATCCAGCGTCGTCATCAAAAAATTATTGAGGAAGCTCCTGCCATCGTGGCCCAGCCAGAAGTGTTCGAGGACATGGAGAAGGCCGCAGTGCGTCTGGCCAAGATGGTGGGTTACGTCAGCGCGGGAACCGTGGAGTATCTTTATGATCCGGAGGGTCGCTACTTCTTCCTGGAGCTGAACCCCCGTCTGCAGGTGGAGCATCCGTGTACGGAGATGGTGGCCGATGTGAATCTTCCCGCTGCTCAGCTGCAGATTGGAATGGGAATTCCCCTTTACCGGCTCAAGGACATCCGTCTGCTCTACGGAGAGTCTCCGTGGGGCTCCTCTGTCATTGACTTCGAAAATCCACCGAACAAACCGCGTCCCTCCGGACATGTTATCGCCGCCCGTATCACCTCAGAGAATCCCGACGAGGGCTTTAAGCCCAGCTCAGGAACCGTTCAGGAGCTTAACTTCCGGTCGAGCAAAAATGTGTGGGGCTACTTCAGTGTGGCTGCCAGTGGAGGACTGCACGAGTTTGCGGACTCACAGTTTGGGCATTGTTTCTCCTGGGGCGAGAACCGTCAGCAGGCTCGAGAAAACCTGGTGATTGCCCTGAAAGAGCTGTCTATTCGGGGTGATTTCCGAACCACAGTGGAGTACCTGATCACTCTGTTGGAGACGAATCGATTCCTGGACAACAGCATCGACACCGCTTGGTTAGATGCCTTGATCGCAGAACGTGTGCAATCCGAGAAACCGGATATATTGTTGGGCGTAATGTGCGGATCGTTGCACATCGCCGATCGTGAAATCACTGAAAGCTTCTCCAGCTTTCAGACCTCTCTGGAAAAGGGCCAGATCCAAGCAGCTAACACTCTGACAAACGTGGTGGATGTTGAGCTAATCAACGATGGCATCCGTTACAAGGTGCAGGCCGCCAAGAGCGGAGCCAACTCGTACTTCCTGCTGATGAACAACTCGTTTAAGGAGATCGAGGTGCATCGCCTTTCCGACGGAGGCTTGCTCATCTCTTTGGAGGGCGCCTCCTACACCACGTACATGAAGGAGGAGGTGGATCGCTACCGCATTGTGATTGGGAACCAGACATGTGTCTTCGAAAAGGAGAACGATCCTTCGCTGCTGCGCAGTCCCTCTGCGGGAAAGCTCATCAACATGATTGTAGAAGATGGCGCACATGTAAGCAAGGGACAGGCCTATGCTGAGATTGAGGTGATGAAGATGGTGATGACTCTAACATCCCAGGAGGCAGGCACAGTGACATTTGTGCGTCGCCCAGGAGCTGTTCTGGATGCAGGATCCCTTTTGGGCCATCTAGAGCTGGATGATCCATCGCTGGTGACGAAAGCGCAACCGTTCAAGGGTCAGTTCCTGCAGCCAGAGAATGCACCGGTGCCCGAAAAACTGAATAGAGTGCACAATACCTACAAGAGCATCCTTGAAAACACTCTAGCTGGCTACTGCCTGCCAGAACCATTCAATGCGCAGCGACTAAGAGACATTATCGAAAAATTCATGCAAAGTTTGCGAGATCCCTCGTTACCGCTGCTGGAACTGCAAGAAGTTATCGCCTCCATCTCAGGTCGCATACCCATCTCCGTGGAGAAGAAGATCCGAAAACTGATGACGCTGTACGAGCGTAACATAACTAGTGTCCTGGCTCAATTCCCATCGCAGCAGATCGCCAGTGTTATTGACAGCCATGCGGCCACACTGCAGAAGCGCGCTGACAGAGATGTCTTCTTCCTGACCACCCAGAGCATTGTGCAGTTGGTGCAGCGCTATAGGAATGGAATCCGCGGCAGAATGAAGGCCGCCGTTCATGAGCTGCTGCGTCAGTACTACGACGTAGAGTCGCAGTTCCAACATGGGCACTACGACAAATGCGTGGGACTGGTGCGAGAGCACAACAAGGAAGACATGCAGACGGTGGTGAACACCATCTTCTCGCACTCTCAGGTGGCCAAGAAGAATCTGCTGGTTACTCTGCTTATCGATCACCTGTGGGCGAACGAACCTGGTCTAACAGACGAATTGGCCAACACGCTGAGTGAATTGACCTCTTTAAATCGAGCTGAGCACTCTAGGGTGGCTCTGCGGTCCCGTCAAGTTCTGATCGCAGCCCACCAGCCGGCCTATGAACTGCGCCACAACCAAATGGAGTCTATCTTCCTCTCCGCCGTTGACATGTACGGTCATGACTTCCACCCCGAGAACCTGCAGCGCCTTATTCTGTCGGAGACCTCAATCTTCGACATCCTACACGACTTCTTTTACCACTCTAACCGGGCAGTGTGCAATGCTGCTCTGGAAGTCTATGTGAGGAGAGCCTACACATCCTACGAGTTGACATGCTTGCAGCATTTGGAACTCTCCGGTGGCCTGCCCCTGGTGCACTTCCAGTTCCTCCTACCCACAGCTCACCCGAACAGGCTGTTCTCGCGCATGTCCTCCCCCGATGGATTGGATCAGGCGGCGGCAGAGTCCCTGGGAAGCTCATTCGTGCGCACCGGAGCGATAGCAGCCTTTGACTCTTTTGAACACTTTGAAATGTACTCGGACGAGATTCTGGATCTGCTCGAAGACTTTGTCTCGCCGGCCATGGTTAATGCCAAGGTACTGGAGGCCGTGGAGGCGGCAGATTCCATCTCGGACAGTCGACACAGCACCTCGATCAATGTGTCGTTGTCGGATCCCGTAACTCGGGCGAATGCTGCAGAAGAGGCAAAGTCCACGGAACCGATTCACATTGTTAGTGTGGCTGTGAGGGAAACGGGCGAGTTGGATGACCTGCAAATGGCACAGATCTTTGGAAACTATTGCCAAGAACATAACGAGGAGCTCTTCCAGCGACGCATTCGTAGAATTACTTTTGCTGCTTTGAAAAAGCGGCAATTTCCCAAGTTTTTCACGTTCAGAGCCAGAGATAAGTTCGCAGAGGATCGTATATACCGGCATCTGGAGCCAGCATCTGCTTTCCATCTGGAGCTGAATCGCATGAAGACATACGATCTTGAGGCTCTGCCCACTGCTAACCAGAAAATGCACCTGTACCTTGGCAAGGCCAAGGTGTCGAAAGGTCAAGAGGTCACGGACTACCGCTTTTTCATTCGCTCGATTATCCGTCATTCGGATCTAATTACCAAGGAAGCCTCTTTCGAGTATCTGCAAAACGAAGGAGAGCGCGTGCTTCTCGAGGCCATGGATGAGCTGGAGGTGGCATTCTCGCATCCTCACGCCAAACGCACCGACTGCAACCACATCTTCCTGAACTTTGTGCCCACTGTCATCATGGATCCGGCTAAGATCGAGGAGTCTGTGACAAAGATGATTATGCGATATGGTCCGCGACTGTGGAAGCTGCGTGTACTACAGGCTGAGCTTAAGATGGTCATCCGCCAGTCACCACAGTCACCCACTCAGGCAGTGCGTCTGTGCATTGCAAATGACTCCGGCTACTTCCTGGATATTTCGATGTACACGGAGCAAACGGAACCAGAGACAGGAATC ATTAAATTTAAGGCCTACGGTGAAAAGCAGGGATCTCTGCACGGCCATCCTATTTCCACGCCCTACATGACCAAAGACTTCCTGCAGCAGAAACGATTCCAGGCGCAGTCCAACGGTACCACCTATGTCTATGATGTGCCCGACATGTTCCGCCAGATGACCGAGCGTCACTGGAGAGAATTCTCCAAGGCGCGTCCCACCGTAGATATTCGCACTCCTGACAAGATTTTAATCGAGTGCAAGGAGCTGGTCCTCGAGGGCGACAACCTTGTAGAGATGCAGCGTCTGCCTGGCGAAAACAAT TGCGGCATGGTGGCTTGGCGCATTGTCTTGGCTACTCCCGAATATCCGAATGGTCGTGAGATTATTGTTATAGCCAACGACCTCACCTACTTGATTGGTTCCTTCGGAATTAAGGAGGACGTTCTGTTTGCCAAGGCTTCCCAATTAGCTCGTCAACTCAAAGTACCAAGG ATATACATCTCCGTTAACAGCGGTGCACGCATCGGACTGGCTGAGGAGGTTAAAGCTATGTTTAAGATCGCATGGGAGGATCCAGAGGAGCCAGATAAGGGTTTTAAGTACCTCTACTTAAGCACCGAGGACTACGCACAGGTGGCCAACCTGAATTCGGTGAGGGCTATCCTGATTGAGGACGAGGGTGAGCAGCGCTACAAGATTACCGACATTATCGGCAAGGACGACGGTCTGGGCGTGGAGAACCTACGGTACGCCGGCTTAATTGCCGGTGAAACGTCGCAGGCCTACGAGGAGATAGTTACCATCGCCATGGTTACCTGCCGTACTATTGGCATTGGATCCTACGTGGTGCGCCTTGGCCAGCGCGTTATCCAGATCGATAATTCGCACATTATACTCACAGGCTATGCTGCGCTCAACAAG CTGCTTGGACGCAAGGTGTATGCCTCCAATAATCAGTTGGGTGGCACGCAGATTATGTTTAACAACGGAGTCACCCACAAAACCGAGGCCATCGACTTGGACGGTGTCTACACCATCCTCGACTGGCTCTCGTACATTCCCGCGTACATCGGTTGTGACCTGCCCATTATTCTGCCCAGCGATCGTATCGATCGCCCCGTGGACTTCATGCCCACCAAGTCGCCGTACGATCCGCGCTGGATGCTAGGCGGCCGTGTGAATCCCGTAAACGCGAATGACTGGGAGAACGGTTTCTTTGACCGGGACTCCTGGAGCGAAATTATGGCCTCGTGGGCCAAGACGGTAGTCACTGGTCGCGCCCGTCTAGGTGGTGTTCCCGTGGGAGTAATAGCCGTTGAGACCCGCACCGTAGAAGTGGAAATGCCCGCAGATCCCGCCAATCTCGATTCGGAAGCCAAGACCCTGCAGCAAGCAGGGCAGGTGTGGTATCCTGATTCCTCGTACAAAACTGCTCAAGCAATCAAAGATTTTGGACGAGAGGAGTTGCCGCTGATTGTTTTCGCAAATTGGCGAGGCTTCTCCGGCGGCATGAAGGACATGTACGAGCAAATCGTCAAGTTCGGAGCATACATTGTCGACGGTCTGCGGGAGTACAAGAAGCCTGTGCTCATCTACCTGCCGCCCAATGCCGAGCTGAGAGGTGGGGCCTGGGCCGTGCTGGATTCCCTCATTAACCCGCGCTACATGGAAACGTATGCCGATCCGGAGGCCAGGGGTGGAGTTCTCGAGCCAGAGGGCATTGTGGAAATAAAGTACAAAGAGAAGGACTTGGTGAAGACGATTCATCGATTGGATCCGACCACCATTGCG CTGAAAAAGGAGTTCGATGAGGCAAACGCGTCTGGTGACAAGGTCAGGGCTACTCAGGTGGACGAAAAGATTAAGGCCCGCATCGCTGTGCTTATACATGTCTACCACACGGTGGCAGTTCACTTTGCCGACCTGCACGACACGCCGGAGCGAATGCTAGAAAAGGAGTGTATCAGTGAGATTGTGCCTTGGCGCGACTCCCGCCGTTGGCTGTACTGGCGTCTGCGACGTCTTCTGTTGGAGGACGCATATATTAAGAAGATCCTGCGTGCTCAGGATAACCTCTCCGTGGGTCAGGCCAAGCAGATGCTGCGCCGCTGGCTGGTAGAGGAGAAGGGTGCCACAGAG GCTTATCTGTGGGACAAAAACGAGGAAATGGTGTCTTGGTATGAGGAGCAGAGCAATGCCGAATCTATCGTTTCGCGCAACGTGAACTCTGTAAGACGGGATGCCATTATTTCTACTATTTCGAAAATGCTCGAG GACTGTCCCGACGTAGCGCTGGACGCTGTAGTTGGTCTTTGCCAAGGTCTGACGCCCGTAAATCGTGGCGTGGTCGTACGCACATTAGCCCAGATGCAACTGAATGAGGAGACCTCTAACAGCAACCAGGGATGA